The DNA sequence tcgcatagagttgatcaggttgttgattgtccactcctcttcaatggctgtgcgaagttgctggatattggcaggaactggaacacgctgtcgtatacgccaatccagagcatcccaaacatgcttagtgggtgacatgtccggtgagtatgctggccatgcaagaactgggatgttttcagcttccaggaattgtgtacagatccttgcaacacggggccgtgcattatcatgctgcaacatgaggtgatggtcgtggatgaatggcacaacaatgggcctcaggatctcgtcacggtatctctgcgcattcaaaatgccatcaataaaatgcacctgcgtttgttgtccataacatacacctgccctgggctggtgtggttacacgtggtctgcggttgtgaggctggttggatgtactgccaaattgtctgaaacgcctttggagacggcttatggtagagaaatgaacattcaattcacgggcaacagctgtggtggacattcctgcagtcagcatgccaattgcacgctccctcaaaacttgcgacatctgtggcattgtgctgtgtgataaaactgaacatttcagagtggccttttattgtggccagcctaaggcacacctgtgcaatattcatgctgtctaatcagcatcttgatatgccacacctgtgaggtgggatggattatctcggcaaaggagaagtgctcactaacacaggtttagacagatttgtgaacagtattttaggggaaatggtcttttgtgtatatagaaaatgtttcagatctttgagttcagctcatgaaaaatgggagcaaaaacaaaagtgttgcgtttatatttttgttcagtgtacatcccacacactggacctttaccaGTCACATCATACAGCATTCTGTGTTATCCTTCCTGTATTGTATTTAGCCACAACTCTGTTCTTTACACCTGCAGTCAACTGAAATGATTTATTTCTTCCTCGTGCCCTCCAACAAATGACTGGAAAAGTATTTTCcttcacaaacaacaacaggcaGAGGGAATCCATTAGAAAGCACTGGCCTGTGACTGTGTCTGTCCCGTGAGTTACCACTGGGTCCAAGTCACCTTCTAGACGGGGGGGACTATTTAACTGAAGATTAAAGCTACAAAATTGTGGGAGAAAGTGACAGATATACACTGAGCTGTAGGCAattactgtaaatgtgtaaaCAGGCATAACTGTAGTGCATTGCATTCATGAATCTGTGCATGCAGTTTTTTATGTTGGCATcagtttgtgatttttgaaTGTGCTTCACAGTGTTCGTTATTCCTTCATATCAACAAGTGAGACCTCAGGGCAACAATCAGAGCTCCAGTGATACCCAAATACATTTGCATCTGAAATGTCGAAATCAATTTCAGTGTGACAAGAAATGTAGCTTTTATGCACAGCGTGCTGCTCAAAGATTCATTACAGCATAATTCATACTTGAAGGTTTTCCATTTTCATGGCTTACAGGTGTGTGCTTTAAAACCGAAAACTGAAAGGTCTTATCTGATCTGGTGTCTGCAGAAAGGCGACATGGTGTAATCTAATGTGCTCGTAAATCTCACAACACTGATCCTgacagagagtcagagagagggCGAGACAATAAGAGCCTGTTAAAATAATTTATGGAGTGAGTCACTGACTGAGGAACACCTAACTagacacacacatgaaggccacatgttttttttaatctattgtCCAAGATAAATTTGTCTGCCAAGCTCATAGGCTTCCATAAACATACCTATTATTACATAAAAAGGATATAAAATCAttgaacaaaaacataattaatgaattaattcatGATCAATGAATGATTTGCTTTGCTTTATAGATCATAGTTTTGTAAAAACGCATCCATGCAGTTACTAATGTTGGTGATATAATAATACAAGTCATGGGTTTCTCACTTTTTAATAAGTCTGCAAATATTAATGTTCATAGGCCATTAATAGAGTTAGTTTAAGCATCAAGCCTGCAGTTGTAAGCAGtactaaaatgttaataaatggaaaaaaagttttaacttCTTTGTTTGTGCCTTTTTCCATCATTCATCCATATGACAAGCACATATTCCTCTCTGGTTCCACCTGCAGAGCTGTTATTAAGTGGATCCAAATGTATACACCAACACATGCAGGCACACGATGGCCTCACAAGCTGCTACATGCAGTGACCAGAATGAATATGTGGTATTTGAGCTCTTGTCATTGTGCGGTTAGCTTACAGGAATCCATCTTTCACATGCTACCTTTCAAAATAGTGACTTCACCCTGGATTGGGTGTCACggacaacaaaaacagattagtacctgaaaatcaaaacattcacaccaccaaaaacatgttcaacacacacacacacacagacatcttgaAAAGCACACTTTGCATAAACAAAAGTTAAACCACTTGTCACAGTAACAACACACCAGCGGCTGGTGTGATGTCAACATTGGTTTCCAGGTGATGTATGAGGTTATTGTTTTTTCCGTTTCGTCTGTTCGATGACACCATTGCAGCACAACTAATGAAACCGGTGATTTGGCCTGATAATTGGCAGGAAGTGAGCCCACCAATTATACAAAGATGGGTTGTTGAGTTCAGCGTGACTGCCAGATGAACCTGAGGGAGTGTGTGGGAGGAGAATGTATCCGGGCTGTGGAGCAGCACTAAATGATAatgaaacactgacattaaaggcactttaaataaagtattttcaATGGCTCTGTTCACCTGTTGCCCTTGTTGTCATAATCACACCGTTCCCTTGGAATCACATCACAAGTGACACCCCCTGTTCCGTCCAAAACCTCGGGGCGGTTCACTTGGAAAGAAATTAAATcacaataagtaatttattagGTGAATCTTGGCACTGAGCTACAGGAGGGACCACTACTTGTTTTAAGATAGAGAAACACAATAACAGTGGTTTCTATGTGGGCTGTTCAGTTGGCGTGAACATCTGAAGTGCACTCCTAAGTGAAGCACTTTGATGTGAGACATCTTGAGAGCACGTGAGTGTCTATACTCTGCTGGCACAGGGAGCATCTTTTCTCACGGGGAACTCTTTACACATTAAAAACCACCTTGAAAATGTAGTTTAGAACATTGTAGTGGGATGTTAAGCATGCCATATATGCATGAaaggattactgaatgggcctaccgCCAACTCAAGGGGATCAATGTGTCAAggcccccctggccttcatTTAGAAAATTTCACTCCAACTAACGCGTACCAAAAAggaaagagactcaaaaagactacaaagagatgcaaaggtgCAATgtgaactacaaagagacacaaaacgaccaaaaaaaggacacaaaattaccttaaatAGACAGAAGCaaaaccacaaggagacacaaaattaccacaaagacaaaaaactaCAATAAGATGCATGACagcacaaaaagatgcaaagtcTGTGTGTCGTGGCCCTAGGTAGTAGAGATGGTGGGGACTTTTGCATATATGTGTTGGGGGTTGGGGGTTctattgtctcataatccgcccatgcaTATTAGCTCCAGTGCTGCCTGCAATGGGCAAATGATACTGCACTACCTGCAGGCACCACACCTTTGAATACAAAGGAAACATACGCCACCTGGTTGTCTCAGGTGAAATAGTCCCAAAGTGTCTGCCAGGTCACATTTCACAGGTGAGCAGGTAATAAAGCCACACTGAAATGGGGTTTTCACTTAACATCATCTTTGCTAAATACTGTATTATATCTTCATGTTGAAACTTTTATTATGATCACAGTTTTATTGCAGACCATCCTGCACGCAATGTGAAGATGTGTTTGCTATGCtccaaatctttttttaatcgTGTAGCTCCGCCCTCCTGGGTTGGTCCTGAGGTGAGCCGGCTATAAACAGCTGCTCACACACATTTGTAGGTGAGACCGGCTTCAGCACTCTGTCAGGTATGATAGCAAAGAAGGACTTCACTGGATTTGATTCAAAGCAGTCTGCGTCTTGACGCACGCAAGGTCCGGACTTTACGCGGAGAGCACATCAGGTCTTATACAGAGAAAGGAGTCATCAGAGAGCATGAAGTTGGAGGTGTTGTGTGGGAGCCACTATGACATGAAGCATTTTGAGATGTCGTGTGATGCAGAGGGGAGTGTGCGCTTTCCTCTTTCTactgaggaggagctggggtcGGATGGGGACAGCGTGGCGCACAGCCCTCCACCTGTTACGCCATGCGCCAGCGCCACCAAGTCCAAGCCATACACACGGAGACCCAAACCCCCGTTCTCTTACATCGCTCTCATCGCCATGGCTATCCGGGACTCCCCCTCTGGACGTCTGACTTTGGCGGAAATAAACGACTATCTGATGAAGAGGTTTCCGTTCTTCAGAGGCAGCTACACCGGCTGGAGGAACTCGGTCCGACACAACTTGTCTCTGAATGACTGCTTTCTCAAAGTGCTCCGGGACCCGACCAGACCTTGGGGGAAGGACAATTACTGGATGCTCAATCCTCACAGCGAGTACACCTTCGCTGATGGGGTGTTCCGGCGCAGAAGAAAGCGCATTGATAAAAAGTTCAGCAGGGCGCCAGAGGTGTCCGAGAGCGCAGAGGAGCCGCAGAGCATCCAGCAGGCTGCACCAAAGACTGATTCATGTGTCAAGTTTACCAGTTCATTTGCGATAGACAGCATTCTCAGCAAGCCGTTCAAGAGGGACTCAAACAGGGAGCATGTACCACTCCACCCTGCCT is a window from the Epinephelus fuscoguttatus linkage group LG15, E.fuscoguttatus.final_Chr_v1 genome containing:
- the foxq1a gene encoding forkhead box protein Q1a, whose protein sequence is MKLEVLCGSHYDMKHFEMSCDAEGSVRFPLSTEEELGSDGDSVAHSPPPVTPCASATKSKPYTRRPKPPFSYIALIAMAIRDSPSGRLTLAEINDYLMKRFPFFRGSYTGWRNSVRHNLSLNDCFLKVLRDPTRPWGKDNYWMLNPHSEYTFADGVFRRRRKRIDKKFSRAPEVSESAEEPQSIQQAAPKTDSCVKFTSSFAIDSILSKPFKRDSNREHVPLHPAFTWPRYTELTMPHSNAPASFSYVKSACYVDSCAAHVSNAFGPLSHTVLQYQK